One window of the Paenibacillus beijingensis genome contains the following:
- a CDS encoding AraC family transcriptional regulator, translated as MAIHRDEIISPLPIRTFDPKIDTSRLKVKSLKLMSAGHLPGRTMQRSKAVFSHWAFVYIAGGRGYFQVGGAARQKVEAGTLFCFFPGAEFDYGPYSGCYWDEYYFTVEGMRVQEWLDNWYTEPETVKRVGTDDSVLSKMEQIFMMMESGIPVNLDSASLLLESVLYNLTAKAAPGESGGRKPSGVAAVIDDLSNLLYEPLNAQKVAEKHHISVSTLRRIVHAYTGFPLGEFVHRIKTSEAKKLLLNTDFTVKEIGERLGYADVFYFSRLFKKFVGSSPQIYRAHNGH; from the coding sequence ATGGCCATTCATAGAGACGAAATTATCAGCCCGCTGCCGATCCGCACGTTCGATCCGAAGATTGATACGAGCAGACTCAAGGTCAAATCGCTGAAGCTCATGAGCGCCGGCCATCTTCCGGGCCGGACAATGCAGCGCAGCAAGGCGGTGTTCAGCCACTGGGCATTCGTATATATAGCCGGCGGCAGAGGTTATTTCCAGGTGGGCGGCGCCGCCAGGCAAAAGGTGGAAGCCGGAACGCTGTTCTGTTTTTTTCCCGGTGCCGAATTTGATTACGGGCCCTATTCCGGGTGTTACTGGGATGAGTATTACTTCACGGTAGAAGGCATGCGGGTGCAGGAGTGGCTGGACAATTGGTATACGGAGCCGGAGACGGTCAAGCGGGTTGGAACCGACGATTCGGTGCTGAGCAAAATGGAGCAGATCTTTATGATGATGGAAAGCGGAATTCCGGTCAATCTCGATTCGGCTTCGCTGCTGCTGGAATCGGTTCTGTATAACTTGACGGCAAAAGCGGCTCCCGGCGAGTCCGGCGGCAGAAAGCCATCCGGAGTAGCCGCTGTCATCGACGATTTGTCCAATCTGCTCTATGAACCGCTGAATGCGCAGAAAGTAGCGGAAAAACACCACATCTCGGTGTCGACGCTGCGGCGGATCGTTCATGCGTATACGGGCTTTCCGCTGGGCGAGTTTGTCCATCGGATCAAGACTTCCGAGGCCAAGAAGCTGCTGCTCAATACGGATTTTACGGTCAAGGAGATCGGGGAAAGACTTGGTTATGCGGATGTGTTTTATTTCTCGCGGCTGTTTAAGAAATTTGTGGGGTCATCTCCGCAAATTTACCGCGCCCATAACGGACATTGA